The following coding sequences are from one Candidatus Nitrosotenuis cloacae window:
- a CDS encoding winged helix-turn-helix domain-containing protein, with amino-acid sequence MVHEYRDRIYIRKDILLKLYEHGELNQSKLMSYCGLNNVKHRGILDDMVKKDIIVRVEEPWGSKSIIKYKISQKGNDILKAVLEPYEELFPRKDSDE; translated from the coding sequence CTGGTTCATGAATACAGAGACAGGATCTACATCAGAAAGGATATTTTGTTGAAGTTGTACGAGCATGGCGAGCTGAACCAGAGCAAGCTTATGAGCTACTGTGGGTTGAACAACGTAAAGCACAGGGGCATACTGGACGACATGGTCAAAAAAGACATCATAGTCAGGGTGGAGGAACCGTGGGGGAGCAAGAGCATCATAAAGTACAAGATATCGCAAAAGGGCAACGACATACTAAAGGCAGTACTGGAACCATATGAGGAGCTGTTCCCAAGGAAGGATTCTGATGAGTAA
- a CDS encoding cation:proton antiporter: MEFDFSQIQKLVLDKITATPSPSELIIQDFAVIMIIASIMALISYKLKQPMIMAFILAGMIIGPHTPPFSLITHVEILHVFAEIGIILLLFVIGMEFPIEKLKNIGKKATIIAISEASGTFLAGFTASQLLGFSLFDSLFLALAISVTSTVIIMKVLEELGMVKDEATYLIVGIAVIEDILIISLLAVLQSVGASGGLSIVEVGTSIGLVIAFIVGVIVIGSKIVPRCVDIVGRTNHSELLIIGVLGVAFGLSFIAFKLDISVATGAFFAGVLIAESKMRVATKIIATPIRDMFGALFFISVGALMDIKQLPLFIIPAVILVVVSFAAKFLTVWAASRAQKLGKTTSLRTGIGLSSSGGELALVAAKGGADVGVTSSFVLPMVGAMTVITTFISPYVIKFGWKLTDRIEAKEKTKNP; encoded by the coding sequence GTGGAATTTGATTTTTCTCAAATCCAAAAACTAGTTCTGGACAAGATCACCGCAACGCCCTCCCCGTCGGAGCTGATAATTCAGGACTTTGCAGTAATCATGATAATTGCATCGATCATGGCGCTCATCTCGTACAAGCTAAAGCAGCCAATGATAATGGCATTCATCCTAGCAGGCATGATAATAGGCCCGCACACACCACCGTTTAGCCTAATCACACATGTGGAGATACTGCATGTTTTTGCGGAAATTGGGATCATCCTGCTGTTGTTTGTCATAGGAATGGAGTTCCCAATTGAAAAGCTCAAAAACATTGGGAAAAAGGCCACCATAATTGCAATATCTGAGGCGTCTGGAACGTTTCTGGCAGGTTTTACAGCATCGCAGCTTCTCGGATTCTCGTTATTTGACAGCCTGTTCTTAGCACTTGCCATCTCTGTTACAAGCACCGTGATAATCATGAAGGTGCTCGAGGAGCTTGGCATGGTAAAGGACGAGGCGACCTACCTCATAGTGGGGATTGCGGTAATCGAGGATATCCTCATAATATCACTGCTAGCAGTCTTGCAGTCGGTTGGAGCAAGCGGAGGCCTATCTATTGTGGAGGTCGGCACATCCATTGGACTTGTAATTGCCTTCATTGTGGGCGTGATAGTCATTGGCTCCAAGATAGTGCCAAGGTGCGTAGACATTGTGGGCAGGACCAATCACAGCGAATTACTCATAATAGGGGTACTCGGCGTGGCATTCGGACTGTCCTTTATTGCGTTCAAGCTGGACATCTCTGTTGCTACTGGCGCATTCTTTGCAGGAGTCCTAATCGCAGAATCCAAGATGAGGGTGGCAACCAAGATAATTGCAACCCCGATCCGGGACATGTTCGGAGCATTGTTCTTCATATCTGTCGGGGCACTCATGGATATCAAACAACTACCGTTATTCATAATTCCTGCAGTAATTCTAGTCGTGGTATCTTTTGCGGCAAAGTTCCTCACCGTGTGGGCCGCATCCAGGGCGCAAAAGCTGGGCAAGACCACGTCACTGAGAACCGGAATCGGACTTTCGTCGTCAGGGGGCGAGCTTGCACTTGTTGCTGCAAAGGGCGGCGCAGATGTCGGTGTGACAAGCTCGTTCGTGCTCCCAATGGTTGGAGCAATGACTGTGATTACGACATTCATCTCGCCGTACGTGATAAAGTTCGGGTGGAAACTGACTGACAGAATTGAGGCAAAGGAAAAGACCAAAAACCCATAA
- a CDS encoding DUF6293 family protein has translation MHTVDTIMSNLSALRVHIAPVGFEIDRVVISAKNMKADKVWLLVHDKPGADKATPYVEKIQKQLQKEQIKVVKEHHDRLDLFKIIKSVKKIIESERGNTIYVNLASGSKIQAIGLMMACMMFNENNVIPFYAEAAEYPGFAGKQMSYGVKNLMQIPTYQIHTPKQELISALRIIQENSGRLTKKQMAEIAEKENLISVNAKEENLTQARFASLDKNIIQPLEDEWKFIKVEKIGRNRWIKITQDGINASEFLI, from the coding sequence ATGCATACTGTAGATACCATTATGAGTAACCTCTCCGCCCTGCGAGTCCACATAGCGCCAGTCGGCTTTGAGATAGACAGGGTGGTCATTTCTGCAAAGAACATGAAGGCTGACAAGGTCTGGCTACTAGTCCACGACAAGCCAGGTGCTGACAAGGCGACCCCGTATGTTGAAAAAATCCAAAAGCAGCTGCAAAAAGAACAGATCAAAGTCGTAAAGGAGCATCACGACAGATTGGACTTGTTCAAGATAATAAAATCGGTCAAAAAGATAATCGAGTCTGAAAGAGGCAATACCATCTATGTGAATCTAGCATCCGGCTCCAAGATACAGGCAATTGGACTGATGATGGCATGCATGATGTTCAATGAGAACAACGTCATACCATTTTATGCAGAGGCCGCAGAGTATCCGGGGTTTGCTGGAAAACAGATGTCATATGGTGTGAAGAATCTCATGCAGATTCCCACCTACCAGATTCACACGCCAAAGCAAGAGCTGATTTCAGCGTTGAGGATAATCCAGGAAAACAGTGGGAGACTGACAAAAAAACAGATGGCAGAGATTGCGGAAAAAGAGAATCTGATTTCCGTGAATGCAAAAGAGGAGAACCTGACTCAAGCGCGCTTTGCAAGTCTTGACAAGAACATCATACAACCGTTAGAAGACGAATGGAAATTCATCAAGGTGGAAAAGATAGGCCGCAATAGGTGGATAAAGATAACCCAGGACGGGATTAACGCGTCCGAGTTTTTGATTTGA
- a CDS encoding V0D/AC39 family V-type ATPase subunit: protein MSTSSLLVYAGVKSYSLKGKLFSRKDFQMLAESRDLDEFVTRIKNTTYSDTISKVTKPYTSQKIEIALRERQADLHYRMMQASGGSNVLFAYYLRFILRNLKIILKGKILGRTQEQIESAISLHAEELIKERDVVLKALIAKDLEDAVNSLKPIGIGDEVEKAYSLYSEKKQIQIIDTYFDKFFYENLSHVLKNSADFGLHHLCGMEVDYYDIMCILRGKFWGIDENQIQALLVPQMSSNSKEILTRMISADSVKNALNELAATKYRDIMPQSENPIDAIGEFERLFDRRIFEAYNAEFVRIFSFSTVVSIIKLIDYEIRNLSSISFAVEQNIPTDVVMEKLVTREAE, encoded by the coding sequence ATGTCCACCTCATCACTTTTGGTGTATGCCGGGGTAAAGTCATACAGCCTAAAGGGGAAATTGTTTTCAAGAAAAGACTTTCAGATGCTCGCAGAGTCACGCGACCTAGATGAGTTTGTCACCAGAATCAAAAACACCACATATTCCGACACGATATCAAAGGTAACAAAACCATACACGTCACAAAAAATAGAGATTGCGTTGCGCGAAAGGCAGGCCGACCTGCACTACAGAATGATGCAGGCATCCGGCGGTTCCAACGTCTTGTTTGCGTATTATCTGAGATTCATCCTGAGGAACCTAAAGATAATACTAAAGGGCAAGATTCTTGGGCGCACTCAGGAGCAAATAGAGTCGGCAATCAGCCTGCATGCTGAGGAGCTCATCAAGGAAAGAGATGTGGTGTTAAAGGCGCTAATTGCAAAGGACTTGGAGGATGCAGTGAATTCCCTAAAGCCGATCGGTATTGGCGACGAGGTGGAAAAGGCGTACTCGTTGTACAGTGAGAAAAAGCAGATACAGATAATCGACACATACTTTGACAAGTTCTTCTACGAGAACCTCTCGCACGTCCTGAAAAACTCGGCAGACTTTGGACTGCACCACTTGTGCGGAATGGAGGTTGACTATTATGACATCATGTGCATTTTGAGGGGCAAGTTCTGGGGAATCGACGAAAACCAGATACAGGCGCTGCTGGTCCCCCAGATGTCGTCAAACTCAAAGGAGATCCTCACCAGAATGATATCTGCAGATTCCGTAAAAAATGCACTAAACGAGCTTGCAGCCACAAAATACAGGGACATCATGCCGCAGAGCGAAAACCCAATTGACGCAATAGGCGAGTTTGAGCGATTGTTTGACAGGCGCATATTTGAGGCGTACAATGCGGAATTTGTGCGCATTTTCAGCTTTTCCACGGTCGTATCCATCATAAAGCTGATTGACTATGAGATACGAAACCTGTCATCGATATCGTTTGCAGTTGAGCAGAACATTCCGACAGATGTAGTAATGGAAAAGTTAGTTACAAGAGAGGCAGAATAG
- a CDS encoding aspartate dehydrogenase, with product MKRVGILGCGAIGTQIALAIDSGKIPAELTHIYDFDRAKSEALASRLKKRPEIVENPHMLSSNPVDIVVEAASQDAVKNHALSILQNRRDLMIMSVGALLDESVFEILYEACKEFKKKIYLPSGAIAGLDALKSVKDELYSVTITTTKNPKSLKGAKYFETSKILADDINEKTILFDGIAKDAVRLFPANINVAALLSLAGLGSEKTAVRIVADPNTDKNTHQIDIQGKFGKISVTVENVPDPTNPKTSRLAILSAIECLKNACTDDIKIGT from the coding sequence TTGAAGCGTGTGGGGATACTTGGATGCGGTGCAATCGGCACACAAATTGCACTTGCAATAGATTCAGGCAAAATACCTGCGGAACTTACTCACATTTATGATTTTGATCGAGCAAAATCAGAAGCACTTGCATCGAGGCTGAAAAAAAGGCCGGAGATTGTGGAAAACCCTCACATGCTATCCTCAAACCCTGTAGATATTGTGGTAGAGGCCGCATCGCAGGATGCCGTAAAAAACCACGCATTGAGCATACTGCAAAACCGGCGCGACCTAATGATAATGAGTGTTGGCGCACTGCTTGACGAATCCGTCTTTGAGATACTGTACGAGGCGTGCAAAGAGTTCAAGAAAAAAATCTACCTTCCATCAGGAGCAATCGCAGGACTTGACGCGCTAAAGTCTGTCAAGGACGAGCTGTACTCTGTCACCATAACAACAACAAAGAATCCAAAGTCCCTCAAAGGTGCGAAATACTTTGAGACTAGCAAGATTCTAGCAGATGACATTAATGAAAAGACCATTCTCTTTGACGGAATTGCAAAGGACGCAGTAAGACTGTTCCCGGCAAACATCAATGTAGCGGCGTTGCTCAGCCTGGCAGGACTTGGAAGCGAAAAGACTGCTGTCCGAATAGTCGCAGACCCAAACACTGACAAAAACACCCACCAGATAGACATTCAGGGAAAATTCGGCAAGATCTCTGTAACTGTGGAAAACGTCCCAGACCCCACAAACCCAAAGACAAGTCGCCTTGCGATACTTTCTGCAATAGAATGCCTAAAGAACGCATGCACAGACGACATCAAAATAGGCACGTGA